A segment of the Deltaproteobacteria bacterium genome:
GTGGCATCCGCGTTGACGGCCTCCCAACCATCCTCCCTCAGCAGGTCCAGGACTTCCTTAAGCAACTCAAGGCTGTCAGCCCCTCTGTACATGTCATCGGTGTCGGGGAAATGCCCCCCCAAATCGCCCATGCCCGCCGCACCCAGGAGGGCATCCATGAGCGCATGGGTAAGAACGTCCGCGTCCGAATGTCCTTCCAGGCCCATCTCATAAGGGATACGCACACCTCCAAGGATAAGATCCCTGCCCTCGACCAGTCTATGAGAGTCAAAGCCGATACCCATGCGGGTCCGGTCACCCATTACCCGGCCCTCCCCCCTGAAGAATCCGCCTTGCCGGCTCCAGGTCGTCCAAAGTCGTAATCTTGATGTTTCTTGGATCTCCCTCCACGAGCCTGACCTCATGACCCGTCTCCTCAATCAGGGACGCGTCGTCGGTGGCGGAAAAACTCCCCTTCATCGCCCTCTTGTGGGCCGCCAGGATTAAATCCCGATGGAAGGCCTGGGGTGTCTGGGCCAGATACACCCTCTCCCTTCTTATGGTGGCGGTTACCGTCTCACCCCCATCATCGGAAATTTTTACGGTATCCGTAGCCGGAATCGCAGCGAGAGCGGCCCCCCACTTGACCGCCCCGGCCAGTACATCGCCGATCAAGCGCTCCGATACAAAAGGCCTGCCTCCATCATGTATCAGAACAATGTCCCGATCCGCCGGGATCCTCAAAAGCAGCTCCCCCACGGTGTGCTGCCTCTTTCCACCCCCGCCGATAACAGAGACCTCATCCTGGAGTGAATATTTCCGGACGATCTCCCTCACGCACAGGTCAACCTCATTCGGACGAACGGCAACGGTAATGGAATCGATGTGGTGGCTTTTGAGGAGTGATCTCAAGGTACGGACGAGGAGGGGCACACCCGAAATGTCCAGGTATGCCTTGCTGTAGCCCAACCCCATTCGGACCGCAGAGCCGGCGGCAGGTACGATGGTGTAAACGCGTCCTCGCATAAAGTCGATTCCAATCTAAAAAAGCTTCCCCTGATCGTCGGCTGCCGGTTTCGCGGCGGGATTCTCCAGGACACCCGGTTTTTCATCCCCGGGGAACAGGAAGAATCTGCCTAGCCCCCTGACATACTCCCCTGGAGAATCTCCCGGTCCATCCCGGGATGACAACCGCGACGCCCTGAGCATGTCCAGTTTCGCGTCCAGGTCATCAGCATAATGGACCACCAGCGCTTCAGGGGTTGAAGGGGCTTTGGGCGAGCCCAGTTCCAGTTTACCGTGATGGCTGAGGATGATGTGGTATAGTTCTATGGCGAGGTCTTCAGGAAAGCCCGGAACCTTTTCAATATAGCCCTTCAGCATGGGGATCCCCAAAGATATATGACCCATGAGTCGACCCTCTGTGGAAACCTGGAAAGTGCGGGCAGCCTCGTACTCCCGAATCTTCCCGATGTCATGCAGAAGCCCTCCTGCAATGAGGATATCCGGTCTCAGCCACGTGTATTTCTCTCCCACCGCACAGGCCATCCCGCATACCCCAAGGCTGTGTTCCGCGAGTCCCCCGATACGGGCGTGATGCATTGTAACTGCCGCCGGGGAACGAAGAAAGGCTTTCATAAAAGCGCCATCTCTTCCAACCGCTGTGAAAAG
Coding sequences within it:
- a CDS encoding 2-C-methyl-D-erythritol 2,4-cyclodiphosphate synthase yields the protein MGDRTRMGIGFDSHRLVEGRDLILGGVRIPYEMGLEGHSDADVLTHALMDALLGAAGMGDLGGHFPDTDDMYRGADSLELLKEVLDLLREDGWEAVNADATLLAESPKMAPFIPRMIEKLEDAGLGPGTVNIKATTGEGMGFVGRGEGLAAIAVALIRKKNRQ
- the ispD gene encoding 2-C-methyl-D-erythritol 4-phosphate cytidylyltransferase gives rise to the protein MRGRVYTIVPAAGSAVRMGLGYSKAYLDISGVPLLVRTLRSLLKSHHIDSITVAVRPNEVDLCVREIVRKYSLQDEVSVIGGGGKRQHTVGELLLRIPADRDIVLIHDGGRPFVSERLIGDVLAGAVKWGAALAAIPATDTVKISDDGGETVTATIRRERVYLAQTPQAFHRDLILAAHKRAMKGSFSATDDASLIEETGHEVRLVEGDPRNIKITTLDDLEPARRILQGGGPGNG
- a CDS encoding HD domain-containing protein; the protein is MTTLFKENERFNRTFLLKAISSGKTRGGNPFVSLTLGTPQQDFEGRLWDTDMETLPSLLPGDPVNASGTAVLYQDRIQLKVEKILKETSGVDPRSLYPSSTFSEEELGMMWRKWVKRIDNESLKALFTAVGRDGAFMKAFLRSPAAVTMHHARIGGLAEHSLGVCGMACAVGEKYTWLRPDILIAGGLLHDIGKIREYEAARTFQVSTEGRLMGHISLGIPMLKGYIEKVPGFPEDLAIELYHIILSHHGKLELGSPKAPSTPEALVVHYADDLDAKLDMLRASRLSSRDGPGDSPGEYVRGLGRFFLFPGDEKPGVLENPAAKPAADDQGKLF